From the genome of Epinephelus lanceolatus isolate andai-2023 chromosome 23, ASM4190304v1, whole genome shotgun sequence, one region includes:
- the LOC117249173 gene encoding uncharacterized protein LOC117249173 isoform X3 codes for MESCFDTKLCEEVRRHPHIYDSSLKGYKDSQMLSNSWRDIARAVGRNEHNCRYKWKYLRDRYVRAKKKQQEKGGSAHIPPIISKLDWLSDFIKYRPVTGLERGSGHAHALNAAQTRTDSCSMNGAACASARPLEVRSCPQNTQNLPLEPRLPLSSLHLLVPPLRLMSACMWQVAQERNVDQYDKLAEFITLVIEMVPELLNYKQKAQLILGLKARLILEFIKRTDVDCKAIQDHLLSFQQRMTEDQDGEVEMSKSAFVELVQTLLADQSEKEIFFKEVYSVQYGARFDTALQILVWEFFYQLEELLPVPSFSQVFSMFDVSSHNCEFERFVSDPQDLRRILQRQQKRQKLTKSEFTFMSDTILSTLASKQTSAAFQDHAYQKIDDRDGDGKPEGRNQEKPQSKDDEETDDSSIETNPDTRLQERGLSPLTSSPYSEEAGAADDGETAGEAAVQPPRCSESSVEGVEEHLDLRINKEPSEENTIQSSAGDRADVSLPFSEDSLSASENTCLECGETFARRSSLKKHYLVHPSARPFKCTQCDKAYKYNKDLKQHLRNHFNPKILAFACSVCGKRFNSQALLTVHMRHHSGERPYACSYCDKRFLTKPVLTTHVRLHTGERPYACKFCDKTFTQLYPRTVHQRTHNKEKPYLCSTCGMSFSGSGALLVHTRTHTGERPHRCDLCGKRFATAIQLTVHRRFHTGERPYPCSHCDKSFHSSTGLKKHMRTHTGEKPYKCVTCHKTFSQRSNMRIHLKVHKNL; via the exons ATGGAGTCTTGTTTTGATACGAAGCTGTGCGAGGAGGTCCGCCGTCACCCGCACATATATGACTCGTCTTTGAAGGGATATAAAGACAGCCAGATGCTGTCGAACTCCTGGCGGGATATCGCGCGGGCGGTCGGGAGAAACGAACACAACTGCCGTTACAAGTGGAAATACCTGAGAGACAGATACGTGAGGGCCAAGAAGAAACAGCAAGAAAAGGGCGGTAGCGCCCACATACCTCCTATCATCTCCAAGTTAGACTGGCTCTCTGACTTCATCAAATATCGACCGGTAACTGGACTGGAGCGTGGATCCGGACATGCGCATGCGCTGAACGCCGCACAGACGCGAACCGACAGTTGTAGTATGAATGGAGCCGCGTGCGCCTCCGCGCGACCGCTAGAAGTCCGCAGCTGTCCGCAGAACACGCAGA ACCTGCCGTTGGAGCCTCGCCTTCCTCTGTCATCCCTGCACCTCCTGGTTCCTCCACTGAGGTTGATGTCAGCCTGTATGTGGCAGGTGGCCCAGGAGCGAAATGTGGACCAGTATGATAAACTGGCCGAATTCATCACACTGGTGATAGAGATGGTCCCGGAGCTTCTGAACTACAAGCAGAAGGCTCAGCTAATCCTGGGACTGAAAGCGCGG ctcaTCCTTGAGTTCATAAAGAGGACAGATGTTGACTGTAAAGCTATCCAGGACCATCTTCTTAGTTTCCAGCAGAGGATGACAGAG GACCAAGATGGAGAGGTGGAGATGTCAAAGTCAGCTTTTGTGGAGCTGGTTCAGACACTGCTGGCAGACCAAtctgaaaaagagatttttttcaaG GAGGTCTACTCTGTACAATATGGAGCTCGTTTTGATACAGCGCTCCAGATCCTGGTGTGGGAGTTCTTCTACCAACTGGAAGAGTTGCTCCCAGTACCAAGTTTTTCACAG GTATTCTCCATGTTTGACGTGTCTTCCCACAACTGTGAGTTTGAGCGGTTTGTCTCCGACCCTCAAGATCTGAGGAGGATTCTGCAGCGCCAACAGAAGCGACAAAAGTTGACCAAAA GCGAATTCACCTTCATGTCAGACACTATCCTCTCCACGCTGGCATCTAAACAGACTTCAGCGGCATTTCAAGATCATGCTTATCAAAAAATTGATGATCGAGATGGAGACGGGAAACCAGAAGGAAGAAATCAAGAAAAGCCACAAAGTAAGGATGATGAAGAGACTGACGACAGTTCCATTGAAACTAACCCAGACACCCGGCTGCAAGAGCGCGGCCTGTCACCGCTTACATCCTCTCCATATTCTGAAGAAGCTGGTGCGGCAGATGACGGCG AAACAGCTGGTGAAGCCGCCGTCCAGCCACCCAGATGCTCAGAAAGCTCAGTGGAAGGAGTGGAGGAACATCTGGATCTGAGGATAAACAAGGAGCCGTCAGAAGAGAACACAATCCAGTCCTCGGCAGGAGACAGAGCCGATGTCTCTCTTCCATTCAGTGAGGACTCCTTAAGCGCCAGTGAAAACACCTGCCTGGAGTGTGGCGAGACTTTTGCACGTCGTTCCTCTTTGAAAAAACATTATCTTGTTCACCCTTCGGCACGGCCGTTCAAGTGCACTCAGTGCGATAAGGCCTATAAATACAACAAAGACCTGAAACAACATTTGCGTAATCACTTTAACCCTAAAATCCTGGCCTTCGCTTGCAGCGTTTGTGGGAAGAGATTTAATTCTCAGGCTTTGCTCACAGTCCACATGCGTCATCACAGCGGAGAGAGGCCGTACGCCTGCTCGTACTGTGACAAGAGGTTCCTGACGAAGCCAGTCTTGACGACCCACGTGCGTCTTCACACCGGCGAGCGCCCGTATGCCTGCAAGTTTTGCGACAAGACATTCACACAGCTATACCCGCGCACCGTGCACCAAAGGACACATAACAAAGAGAAGCCGTACCTGTGCAGCACATGTGGTATGTCCTTTAGTGGCTCTGGGGCCTTGCTGGTGCATACACGCACTCACACGGGGGAGCGGCCTCATCGGTGCGACTTGTGCGGAAAACGTTTCGCCACAGCCATTCAGTTGACGGTTCATCGGAGATTCCACACCGGGGAGAGGCCGTACCCTTGCTCACATTGTGACAAGTCGTTCCACAGTAGTACAGGACTGAAGAAACACATGAGGACACACACGGGAGAGAAACCTTACAAGTGTGTAACGTGTCACAAGACGTTTTCTCAAAGATCCAACATGAGGATACACCTCAAAGTCCACAAGAACCTCTAG